The DNA window AAAATTCCTAGCAACATTTGTATTACTACAGATATCCATTGAATAGTATTTTATATTCATATCTAACGAATTCACAAATGATGCAATGAGTTCAGGATTTACACTATTGTTTTCAACTATAATTACTTCAAAATCCTGAAAAGACTGCTGATCAACACTTTCTATTGTTTTAATTAATTTATCTAAGCGGTCACAAACAGGAATAACTATTGAGACTTTAACAATATCTTTCATATAAGATCACATCTTTTATCTTGATTAAATTCAAGAATATTATAAATAATATATCTTCATGTTATTACTGACTCAACTAATAGCAGCAAAAACTAATTTTTTAGTTCTGTCAACAACAACCAATTCTGACCAAATATTTTTTAATAAGGTTCTATTATCCTGTATCTGTTCACTTGTTAAATGATGTTCGAGTAAATCCTGATTAATCTCTAACTCTTGCACAGAGTAAATGTGCGCACTCAAACCCTTGAAAAACTTATATAGAACAGACTCCTCACGCAAAAAAACCTTAGAACCGCGATACAGCATTGCCACTATATTACCAAGCGCTTGTTGTCTAACATGATTCATAATAACAAAGCCACAATTATTAATTATAGCATTATATTCATCCAAAGGAAGGAATGTATCTAACACCTTACACTGAGATGCTAGTTTAGGGTTGTTATAAATATATTCTTTAACCGATTTAGCATATATCATGTCGCCATAACTTAGCGGCACATAAACTGTACGCATAAAATCAGAATGTAAAATAATATCTAGTGCCTCAAAGTGGTTATTAGTTGGAGTAGCACTATTTCCTAATAAAATTGAATTTGCAGAATCAATATTATTTAACTCAATATTCTTAATTAGATGCCTTTCTAAAATTCCATAATTCCACGGTGAGTATTTTGTTTCCTTGCCTAATCCATAGAAATTTTTTACTAAATCAAACTCTTGCGGAAGTACAGGCGAAAAAACCTTAACATTTCGCATAGCCAAATTATAAAAAGTCTTACTTTCTATAATTTTTTTAGCTAAACTTTTTAAAACAGATAAACATTTAACACTGGGACCGATATTATCATTAACTCCAATATATCTTTTTTTAGTTTTCTCTAGTACGACAGGATTTGGCAGCAAATCTTTATCAAATGGCCGACTGTAATAGTCAAACCCCCAACCTAACCATACATATCGCTGTTTCAACAGAACCGGAGGAATTAGAAATGTTGATGGCAAACTATGCAGAATAATTAAATCATAACTCTTCATCTCAGAGCGATTTAGTAAGAAATATTCAACCCATTTTTTCGAACTGAAATTCTTGTAAATTACTCTATCTTTGACAAAGCGCCAAGGTTTGGGAGCATTAATATAAAAAGTATTTTGGTTAGGAAATGCTATCTCAAATATATCCACAGCATTTTCTATAAACTTTTCATCTGCTGCAATATGTGCGATTTTCAACATTGATTATAATTCACCGTTAATCAACTTCTCTTCAAGAGCTAACAAATCCCGATTGCGATTCTTTATTTTTTTTGCAGGTGCGCCAATATAAATACCAAAGGGTTCACAATCTTTGGTGATCATAGATAATGAACCAACCGCTACTCCGTCATGAAGTATCACACCTGGTAATACAACTGAGCCAGAACCAATAATCACATGCTTACCCAAGGTGACATCTGCATGAGTCACATTGGTATACTCAGATGGAATCATTGGATTTGTAAGAAAACCTCCGGAGTAATCATCATTACTGGAGTATACGCATACACGAGATGAAATACCTGCAAAATCCGAAACAATTATTTTACCGGCTCCAATCAGTAATGCAGAAACCGCTATATGTACATAATTACCAATTTCAATTCCCCCCTCGCCAGCAGACAGCACACAAAAATCATCAATACGAACATTACTACCAATCTTGATGCGGCAAGCACCATAAATTGAGACCTTATCAGAGATCAATACATTGGAACCCAGTTCAGCAAACCCCATGGTGCTTAATTGTTGCTCTGTAAGAAACGCCATTAATTAAAACCCCTCTTTTATTAACGAAATAATATGATTCTGTTCTTCAATGGTTAACTCATTAAAAATCGGCAAACACAATACCTTTTCGGCTAAGGCATTTGCTTGGGGCAAATGCGCAGTATTGGCACTTGGAAAACGCCGATACATCGGCATATTGCTGATCAAGGGATAAAAATAACGACGGGATAAAATACCATTGGC is part of the Shewanella cyperi genome and encodes:
- a CDS encoding TDP-N-acetylfucosamine:lipid II N-acetylfucosaminyltransferase, with amino-acid sequence MLKIAHIAADEKFIENAVDIFEIAFPNQNTFYINAPKPWRFVKDRVIYKNFSSKKWVEYFLLNRSEMKSYDLIILHSLPSTFLIPPVLLKQRYVWLGWGFDYYSRPFDKDLLPNPVVLEKTKKRYIGVNDNIGPSVKCLSVLKSLAKKIIESKTFYNLAMRNVKVFSPVLPQEFDLVKNFYGLGKETKYSPWNYGILERHLIKNIELNNIDSANSILLGNSATPTNNHFEALDIILHSDFMRTVYVPLSYGDMIYAKSVKEYIYNNPKLASQCKVLDTFLPLDEYNAIINNCGFVIMNHVRQQALGNIVAMLYRGSKVFLREESVLYKFFKGLSAHIYSVQELEINQDLLEHHLTSEQIQDNRTLLKNIWSELVVVDRTKKLVFAAIS
- a CDS encoding acyltransferase, with the translated sequence MAFLTEQQLSTMGFAELGSNVLISDKVSIYGACRIKIGSNVRIDDFCVLSAGEGGIEIGNYVHIAVSALLIGAGKIIVSDFAGISSRVCVYSSNDDYSGGFLTNPMIPSEYTNVTHADVTLGKHVIIGSGSVVLPGVILHDGVAVGSLSMITKDCEPFGIYIGAPAKKIKNRNRDLLALEEKLINGEL